In one window of Motacilla alba alba isolate MOTALB_02 unplaced genomic scaffold, Motacilla_alba_V1.0_pri HiC_scaffold_28, whole genome shotgun sequence DNA:
- the LOC119696245 gene encoding LOW QUALITY PROTEIN: serine/threonine-protein kinase pim-1-like (The sequence of the model RefSeq protein was modified relative to this genomic sequence to represent the inferred CDS: deleted 1 base in 1 codon) — translation MAGPGRLRGARGPVLAPGRALTAASPPAGKAQRGLKEQYRLGSLLGRGGFGSVFAATRLSDGAPVAIKRVPRKRVQHWGELPDGTSAPLEIVLLAKVSAGFPGIIQLLEWCEFPNDIVMVLERPEQCQDLQHFIRARGFLCEEVARELFRQVLEAVRHCTSCGVLHRDIKPGNILVDLATGQAKLIDFGCGTYLQDTAYIHFAGTRSYSPPEWTHFGWYYGKPATIWSLGIVLHQMVCGEHPFRRGQKISWDQQLWLPQRLSPGASSSLGTGGMPVLGDSSGLVSIPLWQLLRRWHMSCSPALLQNRESMGKLRPSLSTSSVAWARE, via the exons ATGGCCGGCCCGGGGCGCTTGAGGGGCGCTCGGGGGCCGGTGCTGGCCCCGGGCCGAGCGCTGACAGCCGCGTCCCCGCCCGCAGGGAAGGCGCAGCGGGGCCTGAAGGAGCAGTACCGGCTGGGCTCGCTGCTGGGGCGCGGCGGCTTCGGCAGCGTCTTCGCGGCCACGCGGCTCTCGGACGGCGCCCCC GTGGCCATCAAAAGGGTGCCGCGGAAGCGCGTGCAGCACTGGGGCGAGCTG CCCGACGGCACCAGCGCACCGCTGGAGAtcgtgctgctggccaaggtgtCCGCTGGCTTCCCTGGGATcatccagctgctggagtggtGTGAATTCCCCAACGACATCGTGATGGTGCTGGAGCGCCCGGAGCAGTGTCAGGACCTGCAGCATTTCATTCGGGCCCGGGGCTTCCTGTGCGAGGAGGTGGCGCGGGAGCTGTTCcgccaggtgctggaggccgTGCGGCACTGCACCAGCTGCGGGGTCCTGCACCGCGACATCAAACCAGGCAACATCCTGGTTGACCTGGCCACCGGGCAGGCCAAACTGATTGACTTTGGCTGTGGCACCTACCTGCAAGACACAGCCTACATTCACTTTGCAG GAACACGCTCATACAGCCCCCCG GAATGGACCCACTTTGGCTGGTACTACGGCAAGCCAGCTACCATCTGGAGCCTGGGCATCGTGCTGCACCAGATGGTCTGCGGGGAGCACCCTTTCAGGAGGGGCCAGAAGATCAGCTGggaccagcagctctggctgccacaACGGCTCTCTCCAGGTGCATCCTCTTCTCTGGGCACGGGGGGAATGCCAGTGCTGGGAGACAGCAGCGGGCTCGTCAGCATCccgctctggcagctgctgaggaggtggcacatgtcctgctctcctgctctcctccaaaaCAGGGAATCGATGGGAAAGCTTAGGCCCAGTCTGAGCACCTCTAGCGTGGCCTGGGCACGGGAATAG